The Mauremys reevesii isolate NIE-2019 linkage group 1, ASM1616193v1, whole genome shotgun sequence genome segment ATCCTGGCTACATCTTGCCAGAGCTGATCCACTTGCCATGCTAGATACATTCACTACTCTGcctattaaaagaaaaattataaataaataaatatatatataaaaaataaacatgCCCATACAATATTAGGTCTTGATCCTGAAAAGTGCTCCACGAAGATCTATGTATGGTGATTATTTTTCAGAACAACagtttaaaaaccaaaccaaaaaagacACTGTTGGATGTAATAAAATTGCTAGCAAATATTTGACATGTCCCACCGCTACAATTTTAAATAGGGATATTTCTGAACACACAAAcaaatcctgatcctgcaaacactcactgCCAAACACAATGCTTCCATGAAtaatcccattaaaaaaaaaatcaaaacaacaaaaatggGCCTACGTACAACAGTAAACCCTCCTCTCAGCAGTGTTTGCAAAACTGGGGCATGGGACTTTTGACAGGAACTTTGTTCTCCTTTCTACTTTAAATTGGTATGAATGAAGAGGTCTCAAAATTCCTAGGGAAAGAGTCCTACCTACAGGTTAGGATGGCCTTGAATGCAACAGAAGCAATATGGTTCCACTGCACTGGGGGAAGGCAGGCTGTGTGGAGCCCACGAAGGGGATCTGCAAGCCAAACACACAACAGAGTGCAACGTGTGTCCCAGCAtcggggtgggggaaatgggaagACAACGACTGATTCTGCAACTGCACGTCTTGGTCAGCCAATCCTCCCATATATTGAATGCATGCAGGATTCCTTCCTTCTGTAGGGTTCCTCAGTGGACAGAGTCATTATCTGGGATGTGTGCTGAAAAGAGGAGTTGTCTCTTAAAAACTAAAATACACCCTCCAGAAATAAAAACGTTATCTAAATAAGTACGGATatcctttccagatcatttagcTTTATAGTATGGGAATGTCTGTTGGTTTTGAACAAAGCCATGGAACTTTTTCTACTGGTTTTTGGTGTTGTATAACCAAGTTTTTACAAAAAAACCTAGATTTTGGGGAAAGTTTGACCTATGTCCCTTTCAAACATCTCCACCTGTGACATCACAGGGTTCTAAGACATTCCCAGAGGTTCAGCTGGGCAAACAGAACTGCTGCACGCACAGTGAAGCACAGATCATCTGTATGTTGATAATAATACTGTGTTATATTTGTGAGTTTAGTTTGTCTtgtcctggcctctcccattctgTTTACCATTATTATGTAGACCTACACAACTCTTTTATTCTGTAGCATTTATCGCCACATGGGGTGATTTTCACTACCTTTCAAAATAATATGGTATTTTTAATGGCATACCCGATGCTGGCAAATGTATCAGCTCCCGAAACAAGGGCTGCAGTGTACATAGAGTGAAACTTCTCTGCAGGGAGACAGCAACAAGACTAAGGAGCTAGGTTTCTTCAGTGACTGTGGGTGCAAGCTTGTACAGCACCCTGAACTCAACCTCTGTGCTCCATGTTTGTGAGAAGCAGGACACTGAAATATCCCCATTTCCTCCTGTCCGAAGCAAGGAGAGAGGAGGCAATCGACAATCCTTCATTTCTGCATAATGGCACAGATAAGCACTTCCGGAATAAACCATTAGTAAAGAAAGGGATTGGAATAGAACAACTTTAGATTTAAAAAGCAGAGACATTCTGTGTGTCAAGACGTGCATGCAAGCTATTCTTGTCTTGTCTTCTTACCTTTGATGCAGCAGAAATGCACTGGTACTCCTGTGCGCGGTGAATTCCTAACAGAGGGTAGGGTTTGCCACCTTGTGAGAAGCAAGAGTTATTCTTAATGATACTTTTGGTATTTGTTAGGTTATACTTACCATGAGGCTTTATGAGGGGTAGCAACTCCGTGCAGACATCCCTTGTTGCAAAAAAGTTTGTCCTCATTGTAACCTCTGCTTGAATAGCAAATGGAGTGGTATCAGCAACTGTTCATAGGGAgatgaaaaatatatataacacTGAAGTTATGCTCACAGGTTAATGGGAAAATACAGGTCTCTGAAAACTAGAGTTAATCCTAATTCCTTCTACAGTAGTCATTTCTGTATAAATTAGGAAGCAGATGTTTAACAGAGCAAGTGCAGAAAAGTAACAGGTACACAGTGCTGCaaagataaacattttaaaatgcaaaggCCAAAATATGCAATATTAGATTAGTGGAAGATTGAGAAGATTTTCACCTGCTAAGAACTCTTAGTTTAGGGTTCTGTGCTCCCCCCACAAGAGCTGATGACAACTGATGCCCCAaaacagggcagggagctgcattCTTTATACAGATTTAGTGCTCAATCATGCGTATTAGGCAATGGCTGGGTTGTTGCTGGTGGTGGTGTCGAGTTTCAGCATGCATTTGTGAGCCAGGATGATGAGCGCTGCACAGAGACAGGGGCACAGAGATAGGATTCCCATGCAGGCAACATCAAGCTTTTGAAGAACTGCAGCAAATGGAGGCAACTAAGCCTGTTTCTTTGTGGCAGGGAAGGAAGAAACAGGGAGCACTGTCATCCTGCAgtaggtactcagatactacaagCATGAGGGCTCTCCAAGTAGTGTAAATAGATACCAATTTTTGTAGTCCCCATGCTTAAACTAGTGGAGATGTTCCTTGAAGGCATTGCTAATAACCACCTTACCTGTTCTCTTGAGCAATGTGCCAGGGCACCACTATTTACAGAATACTGACACACGAGGCCCAAttcaccactgatttcaatggtttCAGCATCAAACAGGGGTAAAGCAGTGGTAAGTCAAGATAATAGCTCCCAAATAAGAAATGTAAGCTGTAACTAGGACATGAGTTTTTGTTCTTTATCAACAtttactacattttaaaaaattctttttaCACAGGTTTTCCCAGAGCTCAGGGCAGATGGCTGTGGTTTGTGAGTTGTCGCAAAAAATATGTATCATCCACCCTGTGTGACAAATAACCTTTGCTAGAATCCCCCAGGACTATTAAAAGAGTTCTGTGCATAGTCATTACATGGCAAGCACGTCCCACTATGCATACTCCTTACCaatgttaggcctgaatgaaaatatagcagataaaacagttatgctaacctgactgaaatcaggctagcaaaggttttggataatcccagagtggaaaagtattgaaaagtagcattgtttaacagagccctggaaaacgtgagacaagcctgagataaaccagggattgcatggctggcataccattagctgtgctaaggacagtgtttgaagagctgataaggaactctagcatcccacggttcagattctaacttttggttgagttataggtttgtttaaaaactcccctgtatttctaactttggGGTGTTGTTAAgagataattaataatctaaagttgtagacataaagtctaggcatgtgtgtatattaaaagtgtctagttttaagttgttaaacaaaggggggtgggttttgctcaagtgagtgatgtatgacgtaataaaactgtctatataggctaatgctaagctgtaaaaagggcctggttctcactggagacgagcggccttttgttgatgcgtgcacttgtcaataaaaggcttttgaacggaccttgctggtgttgactgtctctctagctgaacagacaacgaatttcgctgtcggggttaaagtccccaacaccAAGAGAAGTTTCTGTTGAGATAGTGATTTATGCATGATTTCTTTCGACAGATCAGTTTAATGCCAAATCCAGTATTTGAAGGGCAACATCATTCAGGTCACAGGGGAATTATTTAAAATGGTACAAGAGGCAATCAGAGTAGCAAGATTAACTTAAGGAAAGAACAATGTAGGCTAAACATCAAGAGAAGCCTCCTGACAAATAGAGTCCTATAATATTTTCTAAGTCTCCCAAAGTAAGTAGAGGAAGCTACGTTGGTAGTCTATTTATACAGTGTTCATCACCATGGTAAATAGCTCCCTAAAGGTGTGTTCCCTGCAGTTAAATTGAGTTATCTACACTCCCTTGCCTCTCATGCCTAGATAAAGCGAGAGCAGCCATTCTGCAAAGCAACCCTGCACAGAGTGACTGGCTTTTAGTAACAGAGTAGCAGCCTCCCCACTGCACTACTTTAGTAGCACTTGAGCATGCTCCCAGATGGGCCAGCTAGCTCAAGTTTAAAGCACCACTTCTCTTGAGCTagagatatgtgtgtgtgtgtgtggacaggagttGTGTTATATAATACGAGTTATATCTTGCGCTAACACAGCAGTGAAAAGATCAAAAATGAGATCTGACAAAGCACCATAAAAATGTCAGGTAGGGAACAGCTCTCTGCTGGCACAGGGATGAGCTAGGTATCATCATACTTGGTTGCCTTCCTAGCTAGCATGATTCTTGTAAAAGCAGACACCACCTACTCATCATTCTTCATGTAATTTACAGCTCGCAAAGCCTTGCCAATGAGCCAGCATTGTACCTTTGAAAGCAATCCCTGCGTTGTTAACCAGCACATTCAGCCCTCCGTATTTCTCCTTCAGGAAGTCCCGCAGAGTCCGGATACTCTGCAGATCGGTGATGTCCAGCTGGTGGAAAAGTGGGTTCAGTCCCTCCTCCTGCAGCTTTATCACTGCAGCCTGACCCCGTCCTGGGTCCCGGGCTGTCAGGTACACATCCCCAGTGAAGTGCTTACACAGAGCCCGCACAATAGCGAATCCAATCCCTTTGTTGGCCCCGGTCACCAGAGCTACTGGGGTGCTGGACATCCTCCCGAGCTAGTGGATGGCAAAATAAGTTCACTGCAACAAGCAAAAGAATATAGGTGTATATATTTGGTTATTGTGACTATGCACACCTACCCCCTTGCTCTCTATGCAATtttctgcaaatgtacatttctCTCCTGTTGCCAAACCAAGAAATAATTGGGCAAAATGAGGTTGGTCTCCAGTTTTTCAACGAACGCTCGGCACTGATCCTGTAGCTTGcttcttcaaagtgctttgcaaatgaaTGTGAGCCAGAGAGCGGGGTAGGACAATCCCGGAGAGGGCTGGCCTCGGGGGTGAGCTACACACGCAATTGCCTAGGGGTGCCATGGTTAAGGGGGTGCTGtgtggcagtgcagaagtaagcaCTGCCAGTGTAGAGTCAGAAGTTGCTcccagctggcaggggagtgctcgATGGGGGGCACCCAGATTTCTCCCAGTCACTGCTTCCTCCCCCCGGAGGAACGTGGCAGGTCAGTGATGCACAGctactccccccccgccccgtttcCTTCGTGCCCCCCTAGGAGGCGGGGGCGTAGAGGCGAAGTGAGGAGCAACACCAAGAGCTCCATGTATCCATGTCACTTTCCTCACCTGCACTACTGCTCTCCTGTCCTTCCCTTCCGCAGCCCTGGTCAGGAAAGTGCACAGAACCCTGACGTCACTcctcgctcccctcccccaccagcccttTGGGGTGTGAGGAGGAGCAGCATGGGGGGgagagcgagcagcaatgccagctgctccctgcagccaggtcatTTCCCAATGTGGGTGCAGGAGCATGGTGCACAGGTTAGGAGCagagggcacagtgcaggggttagaggtgcaggagggggaatggggcagggattAGGGGCAACAGGGGTGGGTAGCCCACAGGGGCCATGGGGAGCACCATGCCCATGTGGACCAGGgacaccaaaatacaagttcacccccAGCACCATTTCccccaaggccggccctgcaCAAGAAATGTTGTCTGGTCTCTGTAACAAGCCAAGGCAGACTGCAAGGAACGCTTGATGCACGCTGCCCCCCGGGGGTGGgttggctggggaagggggtgctcGGGTGAAGAAAGCAACTTGCAAACTCACCTCTGGCGATACGTAGCTCAGCCTCTTTAGCTGCTTCGAGCGCCTACGCTAAGATCCAAGGGTGTTTATGCATCAGCCGGGAAGGATTGAGCCGAGAGGGCGGGGAGCTCTCGCCCCAGATACAGACGTTTCACCCGCCTGATAAGAGACCAGCGAGAGGCGAGAGCGAGCTGGAGGCGGAGCTttatgtgtgtttgctggatggCTGCCTGCGGCTCCGAGCTGGGGGAGAGGCGGCAGGAAACACGTGGCTGCGCTGCAGCTGTGTCCCTGGGGGATGCGCGCAAGCAGTCTGGCCGCCGGGGCCTGGCTTGGGTGTAAGTGAGGTTTTTGCGTTACCATGTGCTACCTGTGCGAGATCTGGAGCTGTAAGCGAAAGGCCGTATTTTAAAcgggattatttacaggcattagcgggtagggtttttttaaagctctttttCTGATGGCAACTCAGGAAAGAACCAGAAAATGTAGCCGGGGTACTCCAGACAGCGATCGGAGCTGTGAACGCAGGGGGGTTGGTATAGCTGTCTCCCGTGGTGGGAGAGACGTTTGTTATTTATTTAATCTCTCGCGCAGGGCTCTGAAAATCCAAGGAGCCAGAAGTAATATTGTTACTCAGTTCAGTATGCAGTGCTGCTATTAGAGCTCTAACCATTTGTTAAGAAAAGGCCTGATGCCGGAACTGGAGGGGGGAAACACACACAGGCTTTCTGGCTTACCTGTGGAAGAAGTGATTCATGTGTGTTAGAATCGTCATCCTCTCCCCTAAAAAGATATGCTCCTTTTATTGGGAAATTCACCCACACCTGTACATGCACATTCAAAAATGTTGTGCCCTGGAATCGGGTGCAGgaacaccccctggcttgaagtgattgcCATtttacacagggtttacagttttattcaatggctctcagcacccccactgtacaaattgttccaacaccaACGTCAGGAAATAGAAGTTACTGTgtcatagtgtgtgtgtgtgtgtgctatcACCTAGCAATGATATATTGCGCTTACTTGATAGTTTTCACTGTCAAAATTAGTGCTCTCCAAATTGACTATCTTCTCATTTTGTTCTGGTGTCTTCTTTTTGAAGTATGGCTTGCCCCCATTAATTCCTATAAAAAACTTTTCTTTCACTTATAGTTAAGCTATGGTTCAGTTCAGTTAATGACAGTATTGTCATGTGTCACTGTCCACATTGCAGTAACAACCAAATGCTAACCTGTAAGATGTGCTTACAAGTAATTTAGTCAAATATATCAAAGGAATATGTGTAACTTGACTACTTGAAATTTATAACTGTAGGTATATTATGAAATATTTTATATGTTGTAGGTCAGAGTTACGGTTGTTATTGGAATAACATGTTAATTTTTTCCATGCCAGTCTTGTCATTCATTGAATAAATGAACTGCAGAGGTAACGGAATATTTATGTAAATTATGTGTGTTGTGTTCATACTTTTAAATGCAGTGGTtgtgtagctgtgtcagtccctggatattaaagagacaatgtgggtgaggtaatatttttttattgaacCATCTTCTGTTGTAGCTTGAAGGCTTGTCttacccacagaagttggtccaataaaaggatactacctcacccaccttatctctctcatACTTTTTAATTGAAAATAGTTATTTTAAGTGCTCTTGCTGTGAATTTTATATATGGGTTATATTAATCACTGTATCAACATAACTGTAAATTAATAATGTTTCTGCATGGAAACGgtcttatttttaaatgtagaaaTGGGAGTGCCTCTGTTCCCCAAGGGGATTAGGCCCAGTTCTTAGGTAAGACGACGGCATGGGATGGAAGCTTTTTGCTTCTCTCTCCTCGCATTGCTCATTCAAATGCTTGTGTGTCCTGCGT includes the following:
- the LOC120406799 gene encoding carbonyl reductase [NADPH] 1-like: MSSTPVALVTGANKGIGFAIVRALCKHFTGDVYLTARDPGRGQAAVIKLQEEGLNPLFHQLDITDLQSIRTLRDFLKEKYGGLNVLVNNAGIAFKVADTTPFAIQAEVTMRTNFFATRDVCTELLPLIKPHGRVVNVSSMASGSALARCSQDLQQKFRSDTITEEELVKLMTKFVEDTRNGVHEKEGWPNTAYGVSKIGVTVLSRIQARMLNKERKADRILLNACCPGWVRTDMAGPNATKSPDEGAETPVYLALLAPDADGPHEQFVSEKKVQEW